AAATTCCAACTAAGCAAAGCGactcaaacatttttctagcttttcttactttttcataTGACACTGCCTTGCTTCTAAAGCGATTTCTCtgctagttttttttaataaatatttttttttacgattaatttaatttaaagggtacacttaaaacaaatatttttccttatttaatcataatgactgattatttttgtgatattttagtctttttttattttttgatccgCGAAAAAAGGGGAAATTTAGGAATTCAAGAGACAATTCAAGTAAATTTCCTTCGATAATGCCCCGTGCGGGATCCTATCGCTGTAACTGAGTAACAACTCTAAGATTACTCTGCCATCCATGTAGTTGCTGGCGGTGGCAAAGATATGATTGAACGTGTAAAATAATTGCGTGTCGTAAAGAGACTTTTGCACGCGACATTTGTGATCACAGTTGAGACAATTGAGTGTTTGGTCCTGTAGTAGCcggctaaaaatttcaaaagtgctGCGCCACGCCTCGAGATCGTACGCATCGGCAGCTTTGAGCAACAACTCCTGACTTGCCAAGTTCACGACAAACTGCACGACTTTGTCCATCCGTTTTTCCTGtatgtaaaatttacaaatttgatCCAGCATCTCGGGAACGCATTTCGCAATAGCAAAACACGTTTCTTGCTCCTTCCGCGACCAATAATACTTCAAAAGGGTGACACCGATTTTCGGGTAACGACAAACACTTTGCGTGCCACGGGCACTTTTGAGCGGAAATTCACACTTTTCACATCGAACAATGAGATTTTTATCGTCGGACACGGCATTGACAGTCATGAAActgtttttgatgaaaatgcgACACTCGTCATCGAGTTCGTAGATAATTTCGGGATTCAGGTAGTCGAAATACATTTTGATGACATCGCGTGTGGCTTCGGGCTCGTCTTCGTCATCGTTTTCCATAATGACTTGTTTGAGTTTTTCCAGCAGCACGATTATGTGACGCGTGTCGTAGCGATCGAACAACATGGAATAGCGATCGAGGAAATTTAAGTTGCTGATTTTCGATGACTTGTAGATCAGGTACAAGCTGCGAACGATGTTCTCCTCTTCCGTCACCGAAAATTCGAGTTGTGTGTGAGTTGAGCGTTTTGTGATGACGGGAGGCTCGATGATTGGGTCCGAATCGCTATTTGTGGCGTTTTGGTTTGTTTGATTTGTTCCGTTGTCGAAGGATTTTCGATCGGTtttgcctaaaaaaaaattagaaaaaaaaataattttattgaaaaaaaattttttttttaattaaatattaattttattgagttttgacaaaaataaatatatttttaaaataataaaatatataaaattaaattaaaaaaaataattttggtcaaaataaaaataaaaataaaaatatttttcaaaaaattttttgtaaattttaccattaatttttcatgattttttaatatattttcaaacattttgtaattgaatttttatttttaatcaaaaaatggatttgttaattttttttttaatttttaaattatttaagaaatttaaaattttttcgcgaaataatattttttggttttaattttaatcaaaaaaaattttttaagaaattattattattattgattttaaatggtttttggatttaaaatatttttatttaattataattttcatttggttcttttctcattttctcaaaataattttaattcaaaaataataaaaaataaatttcctcaaaatatttttgattttttaaaaaaattttaattttaaaaatttaataaaatttttacttaaaaaaaatttaaaatataaaaatatttttttaatttttttcaacgtaaaaaaatacaaaaattattattataataaaataaaaaaaaaaaattttttttttaaaatatttttgaaatttaattgaagatattaattttttaaaaatttcttacttaatatatcattttcaatcaaaactaaaatttcaaaaatatttaaaaataattttttgaaaataattttttgtttttgtacgaAATAACAAAGCAAAaggtttgaaataaatttttaacattaaaataaaaagtatttttttccttacaaattttattctccccctgaatttttcaaacgtaaagtgaaaaattaaatttaatggccttaaatattttttcaaaaattttcttttttaagaaaattcaaagttcttttgttttttaaaaattttattcattaaaaaaaagtcaaaagtctgtgaagtaagtaaaaaaaaattataaaaagataatttttaaattaaaaaaaaaacactattttccaattttttatataaagcaaagataaaaaaattaatttaaatttaattaattttaatttaaaaaattaattagaaaaatgaaataaaataatttcttaccaaTTTCCGTCTTTATCGTCTCCTTTCCATTCAAAGTACTTGTTTCCACATTAAGCGCCTTAAATCCCTTGATCATATGTTTCAAATTCTTCCCATAAACATCGTAAGCTGACACAAGCGCATCTTTTATGTTCATTCCCGTTGTCGCACTTTCCGTCGTCGTTTGCGTTTTTTCGCTGCTAATACTGAAACGCTTTCCCTTTCCGCTCGCCATGAATTGATTATCGAGTATATAAATGCCCCCATTGTTGATCCGCATCGACCTTTGCACAATTTCATTATTTCGCGCgaatatttcgtcaaaaaatttctgcaaatCTCTCGCCAACTGAACCTCATCCAACTCCTCGAGTATTTGTTTGAGTTTATAAAGCTGATGCAATTCATGACTTTTCTTCACAGTTTCTATGAAATACGTCATGTGAGTGTTAATACTGTTCGCCGCTCGTATAAAAAGTCCATAGTGAAATTCCTTCAGCACGTAATCTTGCAACGTGCAGAAATCTACGGCGAAAATGTTGGCAGACGACgtgaaaatgatgattttttgtccgATCACGTGCACAGATTGGATGTTGTTGAAGTGATTTGTCCACAGGATGACACGACACGTTGGATCGAGGATGAAAAACTTGGAATCCGAGTAGGTAAGTACGAATTTTTCCGTGAAATTGATGAGTTTTGCAAAGTGAAAGGTGTTTGACGGGCTGACATCTGTCGTTGATTGCTGCGATTCGTCAACCACGTCGACGACATCGGTGTGTTTCAGCGgcaaaagatgaaatttgTGATGATTATTGTCTTGTTGATTGGTTTTTTTGCCGTTACTTGACTTGGTTTCAGTCTTTTGTGTGGGTGTTGCGATATTTGATGCATCTGTTGTCGCTACCAGTGTCGATTCGAGTGCCGGATACGGTTTTGCAGGCGGTACAGAAAGTGCACTTTTAAATTGGTGAGTATGTTTGACGTTGCCATCGAGATCTACTTCCCACAAACGGCATCCGGGACGTGCACAATAAATGCGAGTTTGCGTACCAAAGTCATCACGCGTCACGTAAAAGCATCCCCCGTACTCGCCGTCACGTGGGCGATTCCCAATTTGCTTAAATTCCTCGACCTCCGTGTTGCAAAGGACACATTTCGAAAAAGTCGAGATGAGAAGCAACTCATTTTCGCCCTCAATTTGCACAATTGGGCTATCGAGCAACAAAATCGAACGCAAAGTCACGTTCAAGATATTCCTGCCCATGAAATAACCGAGATTAACAACCGAAACATTCCCCTTTTGATCGCCCACAAATAACTTTTCGTCACTTTCCCAATAGAAACACGTCACATAACTCCGATCAAGTTGCGTCGTGATGACTTGCGGATCCGCCGCCTGCAAATCCACAATCCCAATTTGTCCTTTGACGTTGCTGAATGCAATGAGACGCTCTTCCGGCGATATTTTCAGTTGACTGATGACACCCAATTTGCTCGGGAGGATTTTCGTGAAGGTACACGGATCGCGGTTGAAGATGTAGAGACTGCCAGAGGTAGCGGCAAATACCAAATATTTCGGCGATGCATCACAACAAGTGTACTGAAAGTAGAATAGGTTGAGAAGAGGAGATAAGAAGTGCAGTGATAATGCTCTCGTCTGTTGCACGGAGAGAGAGATAAGGAGATGAAACGTACCTTGATTCGCGACGACTTGGATATAGGTTCCTGAATTACAGATGAAAAGTCTTCCTCattgtataaaatatatttgtcaGCCATCGCTGTGACCAGATAACGATTGTAAAGAGCTCTAACAaagtttttgtggtttttcttCTTAGttttttacatgattttttacaagtttctTAAAGTCTACATTTtggtcgaagaaaaaaataaaaactaacaaacTCGACGAGTGTGCGAAAGTGTTAAAGTTATGTGAGcgcattatatttttaagtaaaaatttattgaaaaacaattttttgctctcattttgaatgttttgaacatttttgacaaaaatttattaaataagttttaaatttggaaaattttaaaacaaattattaatttaaataaaattaatttatttattttaaatttatttattttgtttttttgaaaaacactacatatttgaattttttcgaattttttcaaaaaatataaaaaataataaaaattaaaaaatttaaaaattataaaaaattgataaataaattaattaacattaagaatttaaatataaaaaaataaaatatttaaatacaaagatatttgaaatttaaagtaaatttaaataacaaaaaatataaaaataaaaattaattaattttaataaattaaacattataaaaaatttgaaaaataaatcaattaacataaaaaataagaatttaaatattaaaatattttaataaacttttatcaacttgtaattaaaaacaattttaacaaatattttttacttatttttttaaaatttttataatttattgtttttgaatctaaaaaaactatctttaaaaaagtatctttttaaaattttttttaataattttttattataatttattgtttttgaatctaaaaaaatatcttaaaaaaataaaaattaaaaaataaatttttataaaaattatttttaaataaaatcataaaaattttttaaataaatttaaaaattttcatccaaaaaatattaaaaaatgaattttaaaattaaaaataaaaaaaaagtaaaacaataaCTTTACTTACCTCAACACAGACAGACAGACATTAATTCAATGTAAGAACGTTTATATTTTACTGAACGTTCAAATTACACTGACAATCCCTCTTCTGGTCATTCTTCGAAATATTTGCTGATACAAAATTCACATGTTTCGACATGACTtcagcttaaaattttatttttttcaattttttaattaaatttttaaattttacaaataatctttaattaaaaattgaattttattgtacaatttttagtattttaacaaaaaaagttaaatttatttaaaaatttatcaaatttaatgaaaaataaaattatcaacatAGGCACAAAACCATATCACACGTCACTCCAACTGATACTgacaaaaagtcataaatgtTCTGCAAAATTGAAtgggaaaagaaaaattctctccgcaaaaacgcaaaaataatgtaataaaagtggctattttatagaaataaaagttttttacattGTTATTAAGTTTCCGTGAGCGAGTCTCTTCGCACTTTTCGACTTTCGACGCGGAACTACGGGACAGGCAGCTTTCGTGGACACCTCTTAGGCAGTTTTCATCGCAGCAAAGGAAAAACACTCcacattatttttgttattttacatttttttttgcaatatattTTGTGTGCCAGATCGGAAAATAATGGCTGAGAACCATCACAAGACTCCAGCAGGTACGTTGAAcattaaaatacattaaagCCCATATTTACACATTTGCATGCCATAGTTTgtggttttttcttcttgggcacacacaaacacacacacacacaccgtATTATCGCtggataatataataataattataattctaCACCTACAAGCTTGTTAGGCACTCGAAAGCACGGCGAAAGCAAAAAAAgcgagcaaataaaaatttattttattgcttttttgtgtgtgttgtgtTCCTTCcttcattcattttcatttttgatgttGTAATTATCAAGATTAGTGTTTAGTTAGTACATTTTTCGGTGGTCATTTAtcgattttgccgaaaaaaatgtggtttttcatcaattgtttgtttattttttgcagcGAGACCGAATGCATTTGCAATGGATATCAACAATCGGAACACAAGTAGGCAGCCCAGACCTCTGAACTTTACGACAAATGACTTGCAACAGAACCATCAACCACAACGCGGCGCTCTGAGATTGAGTTTTGATCCCGATGCACAGCCAAGACCTGTTCCCGTTGTGCGGGCAGCTCCTCCGCCGTTGCAGGATCGCACAAGGTACGTTCTACGAGTGATAAGGGTTTATGTAACTTTCCATTTCCTCATTTGATTTCACGGGAATTCGCATTAACAGTTCATTTCATAACCGAACATGATGCGAGTTACaagtaaaaaagaattttcgaaCGGAATTAAGCCTTTGACGTGTTGGATCgacaaattgtaatttttttaaattttcacaaataattaattaatattgaaaattatttaaataactttaaataatttaaaaaattaaatattaaaaaatat
The sequence above is drawn from the Culicoides brevitarsis isolate CSIRO-B50_1 chromosome 1, AGI_CSIRO_Cbre_v1, whole genome shotgun sequence genome and encodes:
- the LOC134831230 gene encoding BLOC-2 complex member HPS5 homolog is translated as MADKYILYNEEDFSSVIQEPISKSSRIKYTCCDASPKYLVFAATSGSLYIFNRDPCTFTKILPSKLGVISQLKISPEERLIAFSNVKGQIGIVDLQAADPQVITTQLDRSYVTCFYWESDEKLFVGDQKGNVSVVNLGYFMGRNILNVTLRSILLLDSPIVQIEGENELLLISTFSKCVLCNTEVEEFKQIGNRPRDGEYGGCFYVTRDDFGTQTRIYCARPGCRLWEVDLDGNVKHTHQFKSALSVPPAKPYPALESTLVATTDASNIATPTQKTETKSSNGKKTNQQDNNHHKFHLLPLKHTDVVDVVDESQQSTTDVSPSNTFHFAKLINFTEKFVLTYSDSKFFILDPTCRVILWTNHFNNIQSVHVIGQKIIIFTSSANIFAVDFCTLQDYVLKEFHYGLFIRAANSINTHMTYFIETVKKSHELHQLYKLKQILEELDEVQLARDLQKFFDEIFARNNEIVQRSMRINNGGIYILDNQFMASGKGKRFSISSEKTQTTTESATTGMNIKDALVSAYDVYGKNLKHMIKGFKALNVETSTLNGKETIKTEIGKTDRKSFDNGTNQTNQNATNSDSDPIIEPPVITKRSTHTQLEFSVTEEENIVRSLYLIYKSSKISNLNFLDRYSMLFDRYDTRHIIVLLEKLKQVIMENDDEDEPEATRDVIKMYFDYLNPEIIYELDDECRIFIKNSFMTVNAVSDDKNLIVRCEKCEFPLKSARGTQSVCRYPKIGVTLLKYYWSRKEQETCFAIAKCVPEMLDQICKFYIQEKRMDKVVQFVVNLASQELLLKAADAYDLEAWRSTFEIFSRLLQDQTLNCLNCDHKCRVQKSLYDTQLFYTFNHIFATASNYMDGRVILELLLSYSDRIPHGALSKEIYLNCLLNS